AGATCATGAAAAAAATAAAGGTATGATTGAAGTGTTCATTAATGGCAAAAAAAAATTACATTATGAAGGCCAATCTATGTGGGATATTGGATTAACAGTAATGCAGCTGGGTATTTATCAAAGCAAAGAAGCAAAAACTTTCAAAGGAAAAACACCATCATTGAAGGAAATGAAAGATACACCAACTATCATGTTTTATGATGAAATATGGGCTAAAAAGAAGTGTCAAGATCTACAACTAGATCGTTTGGGCTATTCTTGTGAGAACTTGGAAAGTCAATCTGATGATAGCACTAAGCCCTACTATGTGGATAGAGTTTCTGATCAGGAATATATTGTAATTGTAAAAAATAAAATTGATAAAAATATTTTAATCAAATTAAGAGGTTTTGATAAAGAAAGTTTAATCAAAAAAGCCATGAAAGAGTGTACTAATAAAAATAAAGATGGATGTTATGTTCATTACTCTAGCATGTTAGCTATTGGTCAATAAATTAAGTTCTAATAGTTGGTAGACAATAAAAATCAGCTGTATCTATTTTAGATGAATATTGTCTTCGCATATTCCATTTTTTATGAACCCCTGCACTTGCAAGACTTAATGTGGATCTTCCGTATCTATAATTAGTATTATCTATTGATCGCATTAAACTTTTTATTTTTTCATCTTTTTCAGATGAAAATAAATTTTTTCTTCCATCATCATTGCGTAGTCCTGTAAGCATGACACCTGCTTTTTGATATCGATAACCATTTTTAAAGATACTTTCTAGAATTGAAACTGCAGTTTTAACTGTTTCAATACTATTGTTTGTTGCAATTGGAAAATCAACTGTCTTTGCATTTGAATAATAGCCATAATCTCTTTGAAAGGGACTAGTTCTGACAAAAACTGTAATTGCTTTTGCAAGTAAAGACTCTGATCTAATTTTTTCAGATGCATTCAAACAATAGTTTGCAACTGCTTCTTTTAATTCTTGAAACTTTTCAATTCTTTTTCCAAAAGATCTTGAAACCACACAACTTTTTCTTTTTGTCTGTGTTGTCTCTAAACCAATACATGGTACCCCTCTAAGCTCCATTGCAGTCCTCGAACTTAAAACATTAGAACATTTTTTGATCCACGTATTAGATTTATTCTTCAGTTGCTTTGCATTATAAATTCCATTCTTTTGATAAAACTTTGTAAGCTGTCTACCAACCCCCCATACATCATTAATTTCAACTTTTTCTAAAATAGGATCCAAATTTTCTATTCCAATTAAACTTGTTACTCCTGATTGTTTTTTTTTTGCAATATGATTTGCAACTTTACTTAAAGTTTTAGTTTTAGCGATACCAATACTAGTTGGAATACCAGTCCATTGTAAAACTGTTTCTCTAATTTCTTTTCCAACTTTTTCGACCTCTGAGTCTGGAAAATTAGACAAATCTATAAATGCCTCATCAATTGAATACACTTCTATTTCAGTATTAAACCTTTTCAGAGTTCTCATTACTCTTCTAGATAAATCCCCATACAAAGAATAATTTGATGAAAAAACTTCAACTTTATTTTTTACAATAATATCTTTTGCCTTAAAATAGGGCTCTCCCATTTTAATTCCTAAAGCTTTAGCTTCATTAGATCTAGAGATGATACAACCATCATTATTAGATAAAACTACAACAGGTTTTTTTCTTATTTTCGGATTAAATAATCTTTCACAAGAAACGTAGAAAGAATTACAATCAACCAAACCTATTTTTTTAGTACGTAGAATGGATGACATAAGTCACGACCCCCCAAATAAAAACATCTTCTTCTTCATTAATTAGAATTCTATTAGAAAAATCTTTAGAGCCAGAGGATAGAAATTTTTTATCTCTTTCTTGAACTAAAGTTTTAACCACAAGCTCATCATGAACATTTGCAATAACCGTTGAAAAGTTTTTTGGTTTTAAACTTTTATCGACAACTAATAAGTCCCCGTCATTAATCCCAACATCGACCATGGATTTACCCTGAACTCTGATGATGAAAGTTGCTGGAACATTTTTGATTAAATGCATGTTCAGATCGATATCTTCTTCGATATAATCAGTGGCAGGTGAGGGAAAACCAGCACCAGCTTTATGTAGATAATAGGGAATAGTTAGTTTCATGTTCTTGTTTTGTTCTAATTTATAGCGTATTTATACAATACACGCAAGAGGTTGTATTTTGAGTCCGTAATTGAATCAAAAGTGAATCAAAACGTGAACATCAAAACCACATTTTGTATGCTTGTGGATAACTTCAACCAGAGATAGTTTAATTAAATATCAAATGAAAAGAATTTTAGTAATTTTGATTTCAATATTAACTTTTAGTTCTCAAGCTATGGCATACGAAGAAGCAAATTATGAGGTAGTAAAAGAAAATAAAAATTATGAAATTAGAAAATATTCTGATCGATTAGTTATAGAAACGAATTCTATACAAGGCAATGGTTTCAGGAAATTATTTAACTATATTTCAGGAAACAATGAGGAAAAGGAAGAAATAAAAATGACAGTTCCAGTAACTCAGGAAATTAAAAATGGAAATATGACAATGCAATTTTATCTGCCATCAAAATTTAGTAAAGATAACGCACCAAAACCTTCTAATTCAGAAATACAAATTTTAACCATAGAAGGTGGATATTATGCTGTGATTAAATATTCAGGCAGATCTTCAGATCAAAATTTTTTAAAGAATAAAGAGATCCTAGATAAAGAACTTAAACAAGACAATATAACAATTTTAAGCCCTCCGATTAGAGCCTCGTATAATTCACCATTTACTTTGCCAATGTTAAAAAGAAATGAAGTAATGTACAGAGTAGACTTATAAAAAAAGGGAGTAGTTAAGAATTAAATGAAAGGAAAAAAAAATGAAATTAAATTGCCATTGTGGAGCTGTTGAGGCCGAAATAAAAGCTTCAATTAATGAATTAGCAAAAATAGTAAGATGTAATTGTTCTATTTGTAAGAGAAAAAATGCAACAATGGGTATGGTCAAAAATGAGGATTTTAAAATTATTAAGGGAGAAAATAAATTAAAACTTTATCAATATCATACAAAAGTTGCTAACCATTATTTTTGTACTGAATGTGGAATTTATACACATCATAATCCAAGGAGCGCACCTGCGATGACAGGATTTAATTTAGGCTGTGTTGATGAAGTCAATGTAGAAGATTTAAAAGATATAGCTTTTTTTAATGGTAAAAATCATCCAATGGATCAAAAAAAATAG
The DNA window shown above is from Candidatus Pelagibacter sp. RS39 and carries:
- a CDS encoding GFA family protein, which codes for MKLNCHCGAVEAEIKASINELAKIVRCNCSICKRKNATMGMVKNEDFKIIKGENKLKLYQYHTKVANHYFCTECGIYTHHNPRSAPAMTGFNLGCVDEVNVEDLKDIAFFNGKNHPMDQKK
- a CDS encoding LexA family protein; this encodes MKLTIPYYLHKAGAGFPSPATDYIEEDIDLNMHLIKNVPATFIIRVQGKSMVDVGINDGDLLVVDKSLKPKNFSTVIANVHDELVVKTLVQERDKKFLSSGSKDFSNRILINEEEDVFIWGVVTYVIHSTY
- a CDS encoding Y-family DNA polymerase, giving the protein MSSILRTKKIGLVDCNSFYVSCERLFNPKIRKKPVVVLSNNDGCIISRSNEAKALGIKMGEPYFKAKDIIVKNKVEVFSSNYSLYGDLSRRVMRTLKRFNTEIEVYSIDEAFIDLSNFPDSEVEKVGKEIRETVLQWTGIPTSIGIAKTKTLSKVANHIAKKKQSGVTSLIGIENLDPILEKVEINDVWGVGRQLTKFYQKNGIYNAKQLKNKSNTWIKKCSNVLSSRTAMELRGVPCIGLETTQTKRKSCVVSRSFGKRIEKFQELKEAVANYCLNASEKIRSESLLAKAITVFVRTSPFQRDYGYYSNAKTVDFPIATNNSIETVKTAVSILESIFKNGYRYQKAGVMLTGLRNDDGRKNLFSSEKDEKIKSLMRSIDNTNYRYGRSTLSLASAGVHKKWNMRRQYSSKIDTADFYCLPTIRT
- a CDS encoding SOUL family heme-binding protein is translated as MKRILVILISILTFSSQAMAYEEANYEVVKENKNYEIRKYSDRLVIETNSIQGNGFRKLFNYISGNNEEKEEIKMTVPVTQEIKNGNMTMQFYLPSKFSKDNAPKPSNSEIQILTIEGGYYAVIKYSGRSSDQNFLKNKEILDKELKQDNITILSPPIRASYNSPFTLPMLKRNEVMYRVDL